Proteins from a genomic interval of Tiliqua scincoides isolate rTilSci1 chromosome 11, rTilSci1.hap2, whole genome shotgun sequence:
- the PURB gene encoding transcriptional regulator protein Pur-beta — MADGDSGSERGGGGGGGGGGGGGFQGPRAGGGPAPGPAPEQETQELASKRLDIQNKRFYLDVKQNAKGRFLKIAEVGAGGSKSRLTLSMAVAAEFRDYLGDFIEHYAQLGPSSPEQLAQAAAGEEGAGGPRRALKSEFLVRENRKYYLDLKENQRGRFLRIRQTVNRGPGGGGAQGFPGAGPGLQTGQTIALPAQGLIEFRDALAKLIDDYGADEDELGGPGAGPGAGLCGELPEGTSITVDSKRFFFDVGCNKYGVFLRVSEVKPSYRNAITVPYKAWAKFGGAFCRYADEMRDIQERQRDKLYDRRAGPGSGSGAGDDSDGDDVDDD; from the coding sequence ATGGCGGACGGGGACAGCGGGAGCGAGCgcggcggaggaggaggcggcggcggcggcggcggcgggggcttCCAGGGGCCCCGCGCGGGCGGCGGGCCGGCGCCGGGGCCGGCGCCCGAGCAGGAGACGCAGGAGCTGGCGTCGAAGCGTCTGGACATCCAGAACAAGCGCTTCTACCTGGACGTGAAGCAGAACGCGAAGGGCCGCTTCCTGAAGATCGCGGAGGTGGGCGCGGGGGGCTCCAAGAGCCGCCTGACGCTGTCCATGGCGGTGGCGGCCGAGTTCCGCGACTACCTGGGCGACTTCATCGAGCACTACGCGCAGCTGGGCCCGAGCAGCCCCGAGCAGCTGGCGCAGGCCGCGGCGGGCGAGGAGGGCGCCGGCGGGCCGCGCAGGGCGCTCAAGAGCGAGTTCCTGGTGCGCGAGAACCGCAAGTACTACCTGGACCTGAAGGAGAACCAGCGCGGCCGCTTCCTGCGCATCCGGCAGACGGTCAACCGCGggccgggcggcggcggcgcgcaGGGCTTCCccggggccgggccgggcctgcAGACGGGCCAGACGATCGCGCTGCCGGCGCAGGGCCTGATCGAGTTCCGCGACGCGCTGGCCAAGCTGATCGACGACTACGGCGCCGACGAGGACGAGCTGGGCGGGCCGGGCGCGGGGCCCGGCGCGGGGCTGTGCGGGGAGCTGCCCGAGGGCACGTCCATCACGGTGGACTCCAAGCGCTTCTTCTTCGACGTGGGCTGCAACAAGTACGGCGTCTTCCTGCGCGTCAGCGAGGTGAAGCCCTCGTACCGCAACGCCATCACCGTCCCCTACAAGGCCTGGGCCAAGTTCGGCGGCGCCTTCTGCCGCTACGCCGACGAGATGCGCGACATCCAGGAGCGCCAGCGGGACAAGCTCTACGACCGGCGCGCCGGCCCGGGCAGCGGCAGCGGCGCGGGCGACGACTCCGACGGGGACGACGTGGACGACGACTGA